From Pseudodesulfovibrio nedwellii:
GGCGATTGGGAACAGAACCTTGAAGGCCTTCGCGAGTATTGTCGACAAAGACCACAGGCCATGCTGTTGATTCTTGATAAACGATTTGCTGTTGGTAAACCGGTATATACGAAGATACGCATTGATAAGCAGGGTGAAGGAATGATCGTTGCGGAGGGTGTCCCGCTTAATGACGGCATCCTGCAGGGGCTTGTCCCTGAAAATATGGAGATTACCATCTCTGCAATTCCGGCCCCCGGATATATTTTTGCGGGTTGGAAAATGACCCCGGGCATTAAGCAGCCACAAATACACATACAGGCAGGCAAGGCATTTACGGACTGTGCCCTGTTCAAGCCGTCTATAGTCCAAGAGCAACATAATGAGTAATACTTTTTCGTTTATGGGCAGTAAAACCCGTTTCCTCGGTTGTCTGGTCGGAGCGGTGTCGGCGGCTTCATCTTTTGCCATCAACAATGCGGCCAGCCGAGGCGATTTGTCCCGTTTGCTGAATGAACTGCCTGTTGCCGTGGGAATTGGGCTTGTTCTCGGAGTCGTCTACTTCGTGGCTATGCAACGGGTGTTGCCGAAGTTGGCTCAGGATCAGGTTGATGAAATCTGGTCCGGGTTGACATGGTTCAACATCAGCGGCTTGTCTCTTTGGGCAGGGATATTGCCGATTCCCACTCAGTATATTGAATTTTGCGTAGGGTTTGTTTTTAGCGGTGGTTGTGCGCGGTTGGTGGCTTCCGTTTACACTGTTTTTGGTGCCTCCCTTTCCAATCGTAAGCGTTTCGCCAATACTTTTGTGATGCTTGCCTTGACGATTATGCTTGTCATTTCCGTGGTCAAGGCGTCCCTCGCTCTTTCCCTTGGTCTTGTTGGTGCTCTTTCCATTATTCGCTTCAGAACGGCCATTAAAGAACCGGAAGAGCTTGCTTTTCTCTTTTTCACCGTCGCCATTGGACTGGGATTCGGTGCCGGAAAATTCGGTATTACTCTGGCTGCCTTCTGGGCTATCTGCATCGGTTTCATTTTGTTCCGTAAAATTCGAGCAAACAAACATATGGAAAATGCGTATCTCGTGACTCTGTATGGTCCCGGAAAAGACCTACTTTCTTCGGTCTCGAGTTTTCTGGACAAGAATGAGGTGGCCTATGAGTTTACCCGTCTTGAGACAAGCGACACTTCAAGTCATGTCAGCTTTCTTGTGGAGATCAATACCATTCAGATTCTCGAAGTGCTGGGGCAGCAATTTCGGGAGCAATATCCCGATGCCAACATGACGATTGTTCAGGCAAGGAATCTTATCTAATGAACACGGCCAGCACGGACGGAACCCGTTCCTGTCGCTATGAAAGGAAGTTCATTGTTCCGTTGCATATGGTGCAGAATCTGGCCTCGATTTTGCGGTACAGCAGTTTTGGTTTCAAAGAGATATTTGCTGAACGGATCGTCAATAATATCTATTTTGATACGCCGATGTTTCGTTTCTACAACGAGAACGTTCAAGGTGTTGCAGAGCGAAAGAAACTGCGTATTCGTTGGTATGGAGATACAACTTTGGCCAAGGAATGCCGCTTTGAGATAAAGCGCAAGGTGGGCGCTGCCGGTTTCAAGGATGTTTTTCCCATCTCGTTGCAACCCGGCGACCTTGCGACATTTTCCTTTTCAAATACGCTCGCACTTCCAGAGGATGTCAAATTGCAGTTGGCAGAAACGCGACCCGCCTTGTTCAATCGCTATAGGCGGCGGTATTTCCTCTCTGCCGATGAAAGATTTCGGGCGACAATGGATTATGACCTTCGGTATTCACACCCTAGCGTTATCGAACGCTCCGGTAATTTCGGCAGCCTTGATGGGGAAGCGGTTCTGGAGCTTAAATATAATCATGAGTTTGATATGGATGCTTCTCCCGTTGTGGATGAATTTCCGTTCTTCTTTTCGAAAAAATCTAAGTACGTCAGTGGAATAGACGAAGTCTATTCGCATTAATGCGCTACCTGCAAAAGAAGAGGGCGAGTGATTTCTCACTCAGCCCTTTGTCTCGTCGTGGTCCGTTTAAGAAATGTGTCGCTACGCGAATACAAGATAGATGTGATCGTATGCCATTTCCAAAGCAACGATGATCAAGATCGCTCCCATGATGTAATTCAGCCATTTAATGTAAACGGGATTTTCGAAATATTTGGAAACCCTCGAACCTGCAAAGGCGTAGACGAACGGTGCACCGAAACCGAGAGCGCCGAGTCCCATGGACCACACCGCGATTTCACTTCCCCCGATTCCTGCTGCCGGAAATTGAACGGCTGTTACCGGAAGAACGACGACAAAGGTTTTCGGATTCAGGAGTTGCATCAAAAGTCCGTCTCGAAATGTGAGGTTGCTTGCGCTGCTGCTGTTGTGCGATATGTCGATATTTGACGAGATAATTTTGCAGGCAAGGTAGAGGATAAAACCGACGCCCGCGGTGGCGATGAACGGCATGGCGTTTTCGTTGATTACGGCACTGCCCGTGTAGCCGATCAAGAGAAACCATATGCTCAGAGCTGCCGCCACCCCGAGAGAGAAAGGAATGTGTGCGTTGAATCGCTGTTGCATTCCGTTCTTCAGACTGAGGATGTTCACGGGGCCGGGAGTATACATTACCCCCACGCAGAAAAGTATAATCCCGAGCATGTGGTTGTCCTTATTTCGTCAATTGAAGCAGGTATTGCTTGGGGGTGATCCCATAGGAACGTTTGAAATGGCGATTCAAGTGGCTCACATCAAAAAAACCGAAATCCTGCGCAATGTGGGAAAGTGATTCGTTTGTTCCGAGAGCGTCTTTCACCCTGTTAATCTTGTGGTTGAGTATGTACTGGTGCGGCGTCAATCCGAATTGGCTTCGGAACAAACGGATGAAATGATATTTCGAAATATTTGCCACCATACTAAGATCATTGATTGAAATATCTTCCGTGATGTTGTCATGGATGTACTCTGTGGCCTTCAACAGCAGCGTGTCCTTATTGCTTATCCAGGAATCTGGCCTGAAAATGCCCATTCTTTGGGCAATTCGTTGCGCTATTTTGTACAGAGAGTGTTCGTATTCAAGAGAAGAGTGCCCTGTCTCATCAACGAGCTGAGACGTTTTCAGAATCAAGGATTGCAGAATATTGTCGGTAAAATGGTTTTCCGAAAGTCGGAATTCCGTTTTATTCAACGCTGTGGCACTCCCTAAAAGCGGGTAAAAGTCTTTTGGGTCGAGGTAGAGCATCGTATATTTCAACGTGTTGTCGTTTCCGGGATTACCATTATGCACATCGCCGGGGTTAAACAGAATAATGTTGCCCGGAGAGCTTCTAAACTCGCTGCCGTTGCAAGAAAATTCCTGAATTCCTCCAGTCGTGACCCCGAGGGCCAATTCTTCGTGGGCGTGTTTAGAATAGGAAAAATCCGACATGACAGCATTGAGGACCGTCATGTTGATATCACTCTTGGCGTTTGCAAAATGAAAATGATTTGATTGTATTTTTGCCATTTCTCAACCTCTATTCTTCCAATATCAATAAATGGCTTACAAGGGAAAATCTTGGACAAAATTGCTCAATTGGCTTTTCCCTCACGCGATGGATTGAATCCTCCGTACAATGCCAACGAGCGAAAGTCTTGTGGTCATCAAAGCTTGTGACAACGGCTTTTGTTTTGAGGCCCCATTCCCACCCGGTCGTGATTGAGCCTTGTAGGGGGTGTCTTGTTTGTTGAATGAGGGGAGATTTCTTTAATTCTTTAAAGTACTGGTTCTGCACCATGCAATAATTGACTGTCCTTGTTTTCTTGCTTAAATGCTCTCATCGAAATCACGATATTTAAGTAATTTAACAAAGGTATTGTAATGAAACAGCTGAAAGTATGGGGAATTGCTGCAGTGCTGCTCGTGAGCATGGTGAGCGCGTCCATGGCTGCCGAGCCGGTGAAGGTCAAAGTGTTTGTGGGAGCTCAGTTCGAAATTGGAAAGATGGCTGGGGATAAGGCCGGAGAGTTCCAGCATTGGTACGAAGGGTATCTCAAAGACGCCAAGGAATACAAGGTTGTCGGTGCCGAGCACCCCGTATGGGTTAACAAAGACGGTGTGGCCGGAAGCGTTCTGGGAATGGGCAAAGTTCGTAGTTCTTCAAGCATGACTGCCATTCTCGTTGATCCCCGATTCGATTTTTCCGACACATATTTCATCATTACGGGTTGTGCCGGTACACCCCCGCGCGCTGGTACGGTGGCTGCCGTATTCTGGGCAGATTATCTGGTCGATTACGATTTGGGACATCGCTGGGGAGCCGGTGAGGTTGCCGAAGGCCAGCCGTTGTTTTCTGTTCGCAAAGGGTATGAGTCGGTGCGGACGATCAAACTCAATCAGAAACTTGTTCAACGTGCTTTTGAGCTGACCAAGGATACACCTCTTCAGGATTCCGACACTTCCAAGAATTATCGCAAGAATTATCCCGACAAAATGGCACAGCGTTCGCCTTTTGTTGGTGTGGGAACACACGTCGCAAGCGATACGTTTTTTCATGGTCCCACCTTGTCCAAGGAAGCCCAGTATGTCTGTGATGTCAACGGAGCAGGTACCTACGTAATAACGGAAATGGAAGGAGTCGCTGTGGGCTACGTTATCACGAAGTTCGGGCATGGCGATCGAGTGTTGAGTCTTCGTACGGCAGTGAATTTCGATCAGGGTAATCCCAACGAGACCACGTTGGAACACCTCGATCCTGCACCAGGCAACTACCCCGGCGGTTTCTCTACCGGTATCAAGAACGCCTATGTCGTTGGTTCCCGTTTTGTGAATGAAGTCATTGCACATTGGAGCGAGTGGAAGGATGGCGTACCCGCCAAATAGCCATTTTGTTCCTAAGAACAAATAATAAGGGGCCAACACCATGTGTTGGCCCCTTTTTTATGACTGTTGAATTTCTGTCGGTTCAGCTCTGACGATCCAGCCTGTTTTTTTATCTTCCATATGACTTCGATTCTATCGAAATTTTCAGGGCCTATAAACAGCTCCGTTTTTATCCTTTCGAAATCTTTAGAATCTATAAGCAGCACCACTCCCAAGTGGTGCATAACCTTGTGTAAGTTGGTTTCTTTTGCCGCTCTCTTAGATTCCTCATATCTATCAACGCCTTTTGTACATGAAGTATAAAAGCAAGGCTAAGGAGGTGCATTATGGCACACAATGGAAAACCGATAACAGCGCGGAGCACAGCCGATCTTCCTTTTGGAGGGCTTGGGGTGTCTCTTGAGGCGTGTGAAGAGTATGCCGAAACGCTGGATGTTCAAGTATTTGCTTGGGCTCCAGCTTCTATTTTCGATGGCATGGCTTTTCATGAGCCTCCTGTGGCGCTCTCTGGCTATAGACTCCTCACAGTACTTGGCTGTGAGATTCGTGGAAGATAATAACAGATCAAGGATTACGGAATGAAATTGAATCGTCGTGACTTTGTAAAGCTGTCTTCATCAGCAGCCCTTGGCGTAGCCTTTGCTGGCCTCGGTACTGGATGTAAAAGAACAGCGGTCGATAAATTTGCTCAGATGAAGCCTGAATGGAGCAAACAAACTACTTCTGTTTGTGCTTATTGTTCTGTTGGTTGTGGATTGTTGGTTACTACTTCTTTAGAGACAAAAAGAGCCATCAATGTGGAAGGAAATCCCGACCACCCCATTAATGAAGGTTCTCTCTGTGCAAAGGGCGCAAGCTCTATTCAGATGACCGAAAACGATTTGCGTACAGGCAAATGTCTTCACCGCGCACCGTATTCTGGTGAGTGGGAAGAAAAAAGCTGGGACTGGTGTAAAAAACGCATCGCCAAGCTTGCTAAAGAATCCCGCGATAAATCTTTCCTAGAAAAGAACGATAAAGGCCAAGTCGTTAACCGTAACATGGGTGTAGCTTCGCTTGGTTCTGCTGCATTGGACAACGAAGAATGTTACGCTATGCACGCATTTATGCGTTCTCAAGGCATTGTATACCTCGAACATCAGGCACGTATCTGACACAGTGCAACTGTTGCGGCTCTGGGAGAGTCGTTCGGACGCGGTGCGATGACCAATCACTGGAATGATTTACAGAATAGTGATTGTATTTTGATTATGGGTAGCAATGCTGCCGAAAACCATCCCATTTCCTTCAAATGGGCTTTGAAAGCGCAAGCCAAGGGCGGAAAGATCATTCATGTTGATCCACGTTTTACACGTACCTCCGCTCGTTCCGACAAGCATATTGCGCTTCGTTCCGGTTCTGATATCGCCGTTCTTGGCGGTATGATTAAGTATATTATTGATAATAAACGTTATTTCCTCGAATATATGCGTGATTACACCAACGCTTCTTTCATCGTTGGTACAGAGTACAAATATGAGGATGGCATCTTCTCTGGGTTTGATCCTGAAACTGCCTCTTATGATAAATCAAAATGGGCATTTGAAAAGGACGCAAATGGCGTCGCTAAAATGGACAAATCCTTGGAACATCCACGTTGTGTTTTTCAAATCATGAAAAAACATTACGAACGTTATACTTTAGATAACGTTTCAAGAATGTCGGGTATTTCCCCTGAAGATTTGACTGAACTTTACGAATTGTACTCTGCTACTGGTACTGCGAAAAAAGCTGGTACTATCATGTACGCAATGGGCTGGACTCAGCATTCCGTAGGGGTGCAGAACATCCGCGCCATGGCTATGATCCAGCTCATGCTTGGCAATATTGGTATCGCTGGTGGTGGTGTTAACGCACTGCGCGGCGAATGCAACGTTCAGGGGTCTACCGACTACGCTCTTCTTTATCATATTCTCCCTGGATACATCGCAACTCCACTTGCTGGGCTGGACACTCTCGATCAGTACAACAAGAAGTTTGCGCCTGTAACCAAGGACCCAAAGAGTGCAAACTGGTGGCAAAACTATCCTAAGTACTCTGCAAGTTTGCTCAAAGCTATGTATTCTGATGATGATCCAAAAGATGCCTATAGCTACTTGCCAAAGTTGGAAAACCATAAAGCAAGTGAATACTCTTGGATTCCACTTATCGACCGTATGTACAATGGCGGATTCACTGGTGCATGGATTTGGGGCATGAACCCCGCATGCTCCGGCCCTGACTCTGTAAAAACACGTAAGGCTCTT
This genomic window contains:
- a CDS encoding DUF4956 domain-containing protein, encoding MSNTFSFMGSKTRFLGCLVGAVSAASSFAINNAASRGDLSRLLNELPVAVGIGLVLGVVYFVAMQRVLPKLAQDQVDEIWSGLTWFNISGLSLWAGILPIPTQYIEFCVGFVFSGGCARLVASVYTVFGASLSNRKRFANTFVMLALTIMLVISVVKASLALSLGLVGALSIIRFRTAIKEPEELAFLFFTVAIGLGFGAGKFGITLAAFWAICIGFILFRKIRANKHMENAYLVTLYGPGKDLLSSVSSFLDKNEVAYEFTRLETSDTSSHVSFLVEINTIQILEVLGQQFREQYPDANMTIVQARNLI
- a CDS encoding polyphosphate polymerase domain-containing protein; the encoded protein is MNTASTDGTRSCRYERKFIVPLHMVQNLASILRYSSFGFKEIFAERIVNNIYFDTPMFRFYNENVQGVAERKKLRIRWYGDTTLAKECRFEIKRKVGAAGFKDVFPISLQPGDLATFSFSNTLALPEDVKLQLAETRPALFNRYRRRYFLSADERFRATMDYDLRYSHPSVIERSGNFGSLDGEAVLELKYNHEFDMDASPVVDEFPFFFSKKSKYVSGIDEVYSH
- a CDS encoding LysE family translocator; translation: MLGIILFCVGVMYTPGPVNILSLKNGMQQRFNAHIPFSLGVAAALSIWFLLIGYTGSAVINENAMPFIATAGVGFILYLACKIISSNIDISHNSSSASNLTFRDGLLMQLLNPKTFVVVLPVTAVQFPAAGIGGSEIAVWSMGLGALGFGAPFVYAFAGSRVSKYFENPVYIKWLNYIMGAILIIVALEMAYDHIYLVFA
- a CDS encoding AraC family transcriptional regulator — translated: MAKIQSNHFHFANAKSDINMTVLNAVMSDFSYSKHAHEELALGVTTGGIQEFSCNGSEFRSSPGNIILFNPGDVHNGNPGNDNTLKYTMLYLDPKDFYPLLGSATALNKTEFRLSENHFTDNILQSLILKTSQLVDETGHSSLEYEHSLYKIAQRIAQRMGIFRPDSWISNKDTLLLKATEYIHDNITEDISINDLSMVANISKYHFIRLFRSQFGLTPHQYILNHKINRVKDALGTNESLSHIAQDFGFFDVSHLNRHFKRSYGITPKQYLLQLTK
- a CDS encoding purine-nucleoside phosphorylase; its protein translation is MKQLKVWGIAAVLLVSMVSASMAAEPVKVKVFVGAQFEIGKMAGDKAGEFQHWYEGYLKDAKEYKVVGAEHPVWVNKDGVAGSVLGMGKVRSSSSMTAILVDPRFDFSDTYFIITGCAGTPPRAGTVAAVFWADYLVDYDLGHRWGAGEVAEGQPLFSVRKGYESVRTIKLNQKLVQRAFELTKDTPLQDSDTSKNYRKNYPDKMAQRSPFVGVGTHVASDTFFHGPTLSKEAQYVCDVNGAGTYVITEMEGVAVGYVITKFGHGDRVLSLRTAVNFDQGNPNETTLEHLDPAPGNYPGGFSTGIKNAYVVGSRFVNEVIAHWSEWKDGVPAK
- the fdnG gene encoding formate dehydrogenase-N subunit alpha produces the protein MKLNRRDFVKLSSSAALGVAFAGLGTGCKRTAVDKFAQMKPEWSKQTTSVCAYCSVGCGLLVTTSLETKRAINVEGNPDHPINEGSLCAKGASSIQMTENDLRTGKCLHRAPYSGEWEEKSWDWCKKRIAKLAKESRDKSFLEKNDKGQVVNRNMGVASLGSAALDNEECYAMHAFMRSQGIVYLEHQARIUHSATVAALGESFGRGAMTNHWNDLQNSDCILIMGSNAAENHPISFKWALKAQAKGGKIIHVDPRFTRTSARSDKHIALRSGSDIAVLGGMIKYIIDNKRYFLEYMRDYTNASFIVGTEYKYEDGIFSGFDPETASYDKSKWAFEKDANGVAKMDKSLEHPRCVFQIMKKHYERYTLDNVSRMSGISPEDLTELYELYSATGTAKKAGTIMYAMGWTQHSVGVQNIRAMAMIQLMLGNIGIAGGGVNALRGECNVQGSTDYALLYHILPGYIATPLAGLDTLDQYNKKFAPVTKDPKSANWWQNYPKYSASLLKAMYSDDDPKDAYSYLPKLENHKASEYSWIPLIDRMYNGGFTGAWIWGMNPACSGPDSVKTRKALAELDWMVNVNVFDCETSSFWKGPGMDPAKVKTETFFIPCATALEKEGSVSNSGRWMQWRYAGPEPKDGVLTDGHYFHELWEEMAHLYEKEGGAHPEPITRMSFDNMCVENAHGHMEFSAQQTARLINGWFTKDTVVKGKQFKKGQQVPSFAYLQDDGSTTSGNWLYSNSVSDTENKSERHNSSQSPLQKKIGLFPNWTWCWPVNRRILYNRASVDPQGKPWNPERVVIEWNGKKWEGDVPDGGWAPGTKHPFIMRKNGFGQLFGPGRADGPLPEYYEPLECPVKEHPFSSTLHNPTAVQVHSEEKAVCDPRYPFVGTTYRVTEHWQTGSMTRWCDWLVEAEPQMFVEISPQLAELRGIENGEKVTIESVRGSLWAIAMVTERVQPFKIDGTDVHMVGMPWHYGWVKPVDGGDSANIVTPNVGDPNTGIPEYKAFMVNLRKWKEGDK